The Balaenoptera acutorostrata chromosome 10, mBalAcu1.1, whole genome shotgun sequence genome has a window encoding:
- the LOC103006634 gene encoding DNA primase large subunit-like, translating to MQFLGGNRRKLRLADDQRNACYPHSLLFYLQPPSGNISLIEFENLAIDRVKLLKAVKNLGVSYVKGTEQYQSKLEAELQKLKFSYRENLEDEYEPQRRDHVSHFILHLAYCQSEELRRWFIQQEMNLLLFQFSILPKDKIQFLKG from the coding sequence ATGCAGTTTCTTGGAGGAAAtcggaggaaactgaggttggcAGATGACCAGAGGAATGCTTGCTACCCACATAGCCTTCTGTTTTACTTGCAGCCGCCTTCTGGAAACATATCTTTGATAGAATTTGAAAACTTGGCTATCGATAGAGTTAAATTGCTAAAAGCAGTTAAGAATCTTGGTGTGAGCTATGTGAAAGGAACCGAGCAGTACCAGAGTAAGCTAGAGGCTGAGCTTCAGAAGCTTAAGTTTTCCTACAGAGAAAACTTGGAAGATGAATATGAACCCCAAAGAAGAGATCACGTTTCTCACTTTATTTTACACCTTGCTTACTGCCAGTCTGAAGAGCTTAGGCGCTGGTTCATTCAACAAGAAATGAATCTCCTTCTATTTCAATTCAGTATTTTACCCAAGGACAAAATTCAGTTTCTTAAAGGATAG